CTTTCCGCTGCCCGCCGGTCCCTCTATCAGTTGAGTTTTCATCTCCCGTCATCTCAATCGTGTTTGTTTATGACGAGGCCGCTCAGAGGCTTGGGATAGAAATAGGTGGACTTATGCGGCATCCTCTCCCCGGCGAGGGCGACTTCCCTGACCTTCTCCGGATCGATCGGGTTGAGGAAGAAGCCGAAGCTGGAGGGAGTTGTCCTGACGCTTCTCAGCACCTCGAGCGGATCGCGTGTAAATCGAAGATCGCCTCCAGATGGTATGAGAAGGGCGTGCAGAACGGTAACGTCCAGGTCCCGCAACATCTCCGGCACGGAGCCGCTCAGCGTCGAGCTATCCCTTAAAACCAGCACCCTGAACCTCTCGCCGTCATAGAGTCCGATGGGAGGCGATTTCTCTCCGGCCCGCTCCCTCATTCGCTCGAACATCTCATCCAGATCGCAAACCACCTCTGACTCGAAGAATTTCTCTATCCTCCTCCTGATCTCCTTTGAATCGGCTCCGACCAAAACCCTGTGTGTCGGCAGGATGATCAGCCCTTCATCTGAAACGCTCACGAAGTAGCTCATGACGAAGTTAAAGGGTTCCTCCCCTGAGTATCGGGGAAGTTTTGAGCGCATCAGATCTCTGTATATCCTGGCCGACTCGTATCTATGATGTCCGTCGGCTATGAAGGCATAGGATCGAGAGAG
This portion of the Candidatus Poribacteria bacterium genome encodes:
- a CDS encoding DUF1015 domain-containing protein → AIYIYRQEFPHGGRKIARLGFIARMRIADGDELMPHENTFEGPKMDRLRLLQHVRANLSPIFSVFDDPQNHVENLLREVIRDEKPRVDVLIEGVTHQMWSVDERVVIGKVAEKLSRSYAFIADGHHRYESARIYRDLMRSKLPRYSGEEPFNFVMSYFVSVSDEGLIILPTHRVLVGADSKEIRRRIEKFFESEVVCDLDEMFERMRERAGEKSPPIGLYDGERFRVLVLRDSSTLSGSVPEMLRDLDVTVLHALLIPSGGDLRFTRDPLEVLRSVRTTPSSFGFFLNPIDPEKVREVALAGERMPHKSTYFYPKPLSGLVINKHD